The following DNA comes from Miscanthus floridulus cultivar M001 unplaced genomic scaffold, ASM1932011v1 fs_758_1, whole genome shotgun sequence.
CTGGCATTCTAGTGATAACAGGTGAGGGCAAGGGATACAGGATACTACTGTGTGTATAATAGAGACACTAGCACCCACTCACTGGATAGTTAACCTACATATATTTTTTGTTGAGCTTGGGATCAAAAGAGATGGCTAAAGATTATTGGACTGTACAGTGTACACTTCCACTACTACTGCTTTATGCTAATGAAAAGTTCCTTCATTGTTCATACCCCAGTGTTCGTCACCATCATTCCCATTCACAAGGACACCGCCATCTGTTGAATCATCGGGTTCAACTTCAACAGCATCCTCCTGACTTTCCTCGACTCCGTCATCCTCAATGACCTGTAGAAATTCATTTGGTGTCAGCATCATGCAGTAACTTAAGAAAGTAGAAAAGCAATAGAAGCAACTGTGGTAAAAATAATATTAAGGCACCAGCAAACATATGCATACGTTTCTGAGCTGATCCCAGCTGTTCCTATGAGTTCAAAGGGATGATCAAAAGACAGAAACCAATCCAACACATAAATTGTGCTAGTAACCAACCAAAATGTAATACCTCATGAGCAGCATCTCCATTCTCACTTGGTACTCCTTCCACATTCATACTTTTGAAAACTTCCACAAGGCTCTCATTGGACCTCTCCGCATAAGTCATGTACTCCTCAGCAGGTGGGTAGACACCCCTTTTCAGAAGTCAAAAGAAGGTCGTGTCAGGATACAATTTAAAATGAAAGGTATGTTTTTAAGACTACATGTCCCACAACGCGTTTATCCAAATGGTCCCATAATCTTTGTTATATCAGAGAAAATTGCAGCACAGGTAAATTTGCTAGGTGGGTGCATGCATatcataaaatatatgcattccTTAAATGAATAACAGAACTAGGGTAAGGTCACTCAAGACCTCACACCGTGGCTGATGTTGGCCCTAACTGAGATGCTACATGGATGCGCTCAGTGTCTCAGTTTATCACTCAGAAAAATATTCTCTCATTGCTCCTCCTACCATCTATCTCTCCAGACTCCAGCACTCCAGCAGTAGCCATAGCTTGGTTCACTGCCGCTGCTGTTGGTGCATCACCTTTGTGGACCCTCCCTAGGTAAGTGGCTAAGATGACGTGACCACACTGAAGCCACCAGATACAAGGGGACCATGGAGGAAGATGGGGGAGAGGTCACAAGTCAGGTGGGAGTATCCCTCCCCATCTAGTTTCTAGTGACATGGTTGATGCAATGTGTGCGTCATTTTGTAGGAGTGAAAAGAAGGACAAACCTAAAATCTGTCTTCAATGCACTCTTACAACAAAGAAGCTTTCACCTTGAATTTAATTCTTCAATACAACATCTTttgcacacacaaaaaaaaaagatagcaGCCTACAAAGATTGGTACTCCCTCTATctcaaaaagaatgcaatttaGAACAGTGCTATGTTAAAGTATGTCAagcttgaccaaatttatataaaaaattacaCATTTATCGAGCTAAATAGATAccattggattcatcatgaaatatattttcataatatacttaTTTGGCATAATTAACATCaatatttttatctatatatttagtcaaactttAGGCACATTTAACCGAGAATGcacctagaattgcattctttttgggacggaggaagtatgCTACAGTGTCTGTCATTATTTCAAATACTGCAGTTCAGCGTTAGAATAATCCAACTAGATGATTTTGTGCCAATGTGTTACCTAACAGCAAAGAAGGCACAAATGCATATGAAATCAAATATCAGAAAAATACAGGGCATGGTAAAATATTTGGTGCAATCGTGAAAACCCTCTTGAAGTACATACCTAGAAGTTTTCAAAATTTTTGAAATGATGCACACATGTAGTGCATCTATAAATGTTCACTGTCACAAAATTTGAGATGCAAAATCGTTTTCTAAAAGTTCACATGAAAATGACCAATTTCAGGTGCATATGTGCTAGAAGACAATCACAGCAATTTTGTCTTCTAGTGCACATACACATGAATTTTGttattttcatatgaatttttcTAGATTGAATTTGAATCTCAACTTTTGCAACAATGTACATATATAGATGCACTATGGATATGcatcatttcaaaaaaaaatgaaacCTCAAGGTACGTGTTTCAAGGGGGGGTTTACGATCACACTGAAGGAGTGGTTTGCGCTGAATATTTTCCCAGACAACATTGCTCAAAGATTGCTAGAATACTCTTAAGTTTCTATTGAAACTGCACAATATTGAAGGATTGCCTGTTTAAATCATAGAACGAATGAAGGATACTAAAAGCTTGATAAATTTATTTGAGCTATATAATCCAAGGACTAAAAATACCTCTTGGGAGCAACGGTAGCTTCTACATTGAGAGCAATCTGCCAGTCCTCGAACAGGTTTGGGTACTCAGTAGGATCTGCCAGAGATTCTGCAGCTTTGGAGTTCACCTTAAAAGGCACAAAAAAGGTGATGAAACCAGCACTTCCTAATAGCTTGAATAACAGCAGCAGAGTGTACAACATCGGTACAATAAATAAGTTATGCAAAAACATCGCTGTTTTGTATGATTGAAGTTGGTAGATACAATTCATCAGCCTAAAGAATTCAGTGTTACATGATGAATCTCAACTTGGTACTGATCTATTTGAAGTAGATAAATAAGAATCCTGCATTCTAAGCATTCCAAAAACAATGCAATCCAGCTTCTCTGAAATTCTAAATTTGAACCCAAAGCTGGTTTTCCTTTGATATCTAGAATACTGGTAATCGGTGAACGGTGCTACATACCATGACATCATGATACATAACAGTATGTAAAGTAAGACATATTGTTTTAAAACCTTAACATCATCGCTTTGTCTTAACAGCTAATCTTACATTCTCCACAACCTCAATGCAACAAGTTGAGAAAATTGGATATTTGGGACTCAACATAAATAAGGTAAACGTTAGCAAGAAATCATCCATTGACAGTTAAAATACTCCACCCATTAGCTTAATTTCCCAATACTCATATTACTGATAGTTCAACAGTGGATAGACAAAAGAAAGGAAGTGCTATAACACCAGTCAGAAGCTCGTAGAACAATACCCTAATGCATAACAACGAGTACCATGGATCTAGCACTGAACGTCTTTTTTTATAAGCCTAGGAGTGAGTGTGGTGGGTGTTGTAAGGGTTTCTCCAAGCCCCTCTTCTTCTTAACATAATGATACATAGTTCTCATGCATGttagagagagaaaaaacaagTACCGTGCAGAAATATGTTCTTAGAAATTGAGGTGACCATTTATGCTTAAGAGAATTAGAaacagagcatattaagtcttcactttatgtttttcaaaaaagAAAGTCATCACTTTTGGAAAATGTGAAGTGTGATTGGAAGGAAGAACAAGGGCAGAGAAAGAATTCATTAGGAAGATACCTTTTGAAGGTCCTTTTTCCATATTGAAACAATATCAGAAACTTTGCTTGGAAGGTGAGATCGTGCCATCAATGCTGCTTCTGGAATACGATTACTGTACAGAGAAGGACCAATTGTCAACATATAATGTCCAAAACAAGATGTTATTTAGTAGGGCAAAATGCATTCAATTGCAGAAGCCTACCTATCAACCAACAATTGAAGACATTCTTCCAATTTGCCTAACATAAACAAGCAAAGGAAAGCAACATTGTTCTTTCCTAGTTCTTTAGCCATGGATGCCAGTTTTGTTATCCCTTCAGCATCTCCAAGTGATGAATATAGAAGCAATAACCCACTAAGGTCTGCAGCTTGAAGGAGACATTCTTCTGCCATCTCGAGCTGCGGTTATTGTATATGCAATAAAGTAGCTGTTTATCTCaaatacgcaggagagctgctTATCATATCACTAAAGTGGAAGGTAAAGTAGGTGTTCAAGTCCAAATGATTGCACTCTAGAGAACCGCAGAGCAAATATATGACGAGGAAGCAGCAAGCTCAATCTGATGGAAAATTATGATAGAAGACTCAAGATTTGTAAAATTGAGAAATGTTATTAAGGCTGCAAGCTAACCATCACAATTACTAAGTACATAGTAACTTTTTTTTATCTCTAAGTACATAGTAACTAGTACAACTCAAATGCCAGAGCTAGAGATACCAGTAATTCAGGGAAGGAAAAAAAACATATCAAGTGAATTACATCTGCGCATGAATGAAATTTGACGCAAATACCTTTCCAGTGGACATAGCAAGTTCCCCCAACTGCTTCCACTTTGATTCACTCCGTGCCTCGATAGCAATTTCCTGCAGAGCAACTAGATCTCAGGGTGCGCTTAAGAAAAGGAGAATTTCTTGGACGATGTGTCCAGTTAAGAGGTAGGTGGTATAATTGCACTATGCCTTTACAACTTCGAGGCTTCCAAGCTGCACAGCCAGGTCAAATCTGTAATTAGGGTCAGTGGCTATATCAAGGGCTTCCTCCAACATGCCACGTGATTCAAGGAAATGTGCCACACTGCAAGCCAAAAGTAAATCATATAAACACTGGGGCACATAAAGGTTTGAATTAACATCCACTACAAAATTTTCAAACAGTCGAAGAGGATGGCACCTGTTGTGTTGTTCCTTTGGTATGGATGGTAAAACAGTATTTGCACGTTCCAAATCCCCACGCATCACAAGTGTTTTGTACTCAATCAAACTGAGTAGTAAAGTATAACCCACCACACTGCAATAAACAAATTTGTTGTCATAACCCAAAAGCATATCATGAAGGAAGATTAGAAGTAGGTATGCCGCATGTTGCTTACTTAAACTCCTTGTCAATAAGATATACACGGCTTTGGTTAGCAAGATATCCTAATAAATACATAGGCTGATCCAAGTGAAACATTGTAGTAACCTGTAACACATCAGATGGTAAATAGACAGCACCTAAAACCAAACACACTCAGGAATAAAACGGATATGCATACAAAATGCTACAGATTATGGTGAACTTAAGTGTTAACCTCTCCTCCAACGCAGTAATTCAGGCGCCATGAAGAATTATTGTATATAAAACAGTCTCCGACCCATAACCCAGTACGGACACGTTCATTTATCTCATGAAGCAATtcaaaggcatcttcaacaccttCCTCACCAACTGATGCCCCTCCATCTAGATGAGAAGAAACTAGATCCCTCTAGATGTTATCAAGTTACAGTTGCGTTAGTAAATAATAAACAAGGCATATCATTGTCAGTTGCAGAATACAAGATGTGCTTaaccaacacaacaaaaaacTGTGATCTATAGTATCTACAATTTGTGATGAAATTAACTCACATTGTACTTTAAAATGTAGAATGACGAATCGCTTGCTATTGTTACCAAATCACCACTGTCAGCCCAATATACATTCTGCAGCAGGCACAAGTAATCAATTCCAGTGGCGTTAAGGCAAAAAAGACTAAAAACACATGATGGATATCCATTCCTGAAGCAAAAGTAACAACTCACTTTTACGTTCACGTCAATTCGATGTATCAACCTGCACTCTGCCCAGTCATAGAAACAAATGAAATCATTTGTACACATAGCAAGCAATACTCCCCCATATATACGTTCTGCAGAGAATGCTGGTCTTATACTTTTCCTCTCCTGAAATTACAGCTGCTGTTATCGGGAATGCAAATAATAATAAAGTATGTTTATGTATATATGACATTAATAAGCAATATAAGATGTTCCAAACTGACAATCAACTTTTGCTACAGCCGATAAAAATGGATGTAGCTGCTCCTTAAGCGCATAGTTTTCATAAAATAAAACAAGCCACAAACTTTGCTAATTTGAACCTTGGATATATCACTATAAAAAACAACAGCATCTAAATTGTTTCTCTTCAAACATGTAACACATGGCGTTGCAGTCTATGGTATTACTCCCTTGAGGTATAATAAAAATGGAAGCATATAAGGTTCAATAGTTCCAAGACACAATGCCAAGAACATTGGGACACTATTGCTGTATATGAAGCAATATTTAAGTGTTCTAAATTTCAAATAGGGATGAAACTTGACTAATAAAGAATGaaaataacaactcaaaaatcatgTCACATAAAGAGCAAACCTGAAAGTTTTTACTGTAGATCTTTATTTTTGATGTGCTTTCCCTTACAGCATACTCTCCTTCAGTTGACCAGACAATTTCAAGAGCAgacccaaaggatctatttctcCATGCTAGCGCTGTGTAGATAATGTACTCTCCATCTCCACATACAACAACAAACCTCCCATTTGGATTGTGCCGTAAACTCTGAAAGAACATAAAGGATTAG
Coding sequences within:
- the LOC136532981 gene encoding coatomer subunit beta'-2-like isoform X1, which codes for MMMQPLRLEIKRKLAQRSERVKSVDLHPTEPWIMSSLYSGSVCIWNYQTQTMVKSFEVSELPVRSAKFIAQKQWVVAGADDMFIRVYNYNTMDKVKLFEAHTDYIRCVAVHPTLPYVLSSSDDMLIKLWDWDKGWMCTQIFEGHSHYVMQVTFNPKDTNTFASASLDRTVKIWSLGSPDPNFTLDGHSKGVNCVDYFTGGDRPYLITGSDDQTAKVWDYQTKSCVQTLEGHAHNVSAVCFHPELPIIMTGSEDGTVRLWHSTTYRLENTLNYGLERVWALGYMKGSRRVVIGYDEGTIMIKIGREKPVASMDSSGKIIWAKHNEIQTVNIKAVGADAEIADGERLPLAVKELGSCDLYPQSLRHNPNGRFVVVCGDGEYIIYTALAWRNRSFGSALEIVWSTEGEYAVRESTSKIKIYSKNFQERKSIRPAFSAERIYGGVLLAMCTNDFICFYDWAECRLIHRIDVNVKNVYWADSGDLVTIASDSSFYILKYNRDLVSSHLDGGASVGEEGVEDAFELLHEINERVRTGLWVGDCFIYNNSSWRLNYCVGGEVTTMFHLDQPMYLLGYLANQSRVYLIDKEFNVVGYTLLLSLIEYKTLVMRGDLERANTVLPSIPKEQHNSVAHFLESRGMLEEALDIATDPNYRFDLAVQLGSLEVVKEIAIEARSESKWKQLGELAMSTGKLEMAEECLLQAADLSGLLLLYSSLGDAEGITKLASMAKELGKNNVAFLCLFMLGKLEECLQLLVDSNRIPEAALMARSHLPSKVSDIVSIWKKDLQKVNSKAAESLADPTEYPNLFEDWQIALNVEATVAPKRGVYPPAEEYMTYAERSNESLVEVFKSMNVEGVPSENGDAAHEVIEDDGVEESQEDAVEVEPDDSTDGGVLVNGNDGDEHWVLTSDQ
- the LOC136532981 gene encoding coatomer subunit beta'-2-like isoform X2 — translated: MPLRLEIKRKLAQRSERVKSVDLHPTEPWIMSSLYSGSVCIWNYQTQTMVKSFEVSELPVRSAKFIAQKQWVVAGADDMFIRVYNYNTMDKVKLFEAHTDYIRCVAVHPTLPYVLSSSDDMLIKLWDWDKGWMCTQIFEGHSHYVMQVTFNPKDTNTFASASLDRTVKIWSLGSPDPNFTLDGHSKGVNCVDYFTGGDRPYLITGSDDQTAKVWDYQTKSCVQTLEGHAHNVSAVCFHPELPIIMTGSEDGTVRLWHSTTYRLENTLNYGLERVWALGYMKGSRRVVIGYDEGTIMIKIGREKPVASMDSSGKIIWAKHNEIQTVNIKAVGADAEIADGERLPLAVKELGSCDLYPQSLRHNPNGRFVVVCGDGEYIIYTALAWRNRSFGSALEIVWSTEGEYAVRESTSKIKIYSKNFQERKSIRPAFSAERIYGGVLLAMCTNDFICFYDWAECRLIHRIDVNVKNVYWADSGDLVTIASDSSFYILKYNRDLVSSHLDGGASVGEEGVEDAFELLHEINERVRTGLWVGDCFIYNNSSWRLNYCVGGEVTTMFHLDQPMYLLGYLANQSRVYLIDKEFNVVGYTLLLSLIEYKTLVMRGDLERANTVLPSIPKEQHNSVAHFLESRGMLEEALDIATDPNYRFDLAVQLGSLEVVKEIAIEARSESKWKQLGELAMSTGKLEMAEECLLQAADLSGLLLLYSSLGDAEGITKLASMAKELGKNNVAFLCLFMLGKLEECLQLLVDSNRIPEAALMARSHLPSKVSDIVSIWKKDLQKVNSKAAESLADPTEYPNLFEDWQIALNVEATVAPKRGVYPPAEEYMTYAERSNESLVEVFKSMNVEGVPSENGDAAHEVIEDDGVEESQEDAVEVEPDDSTDGGVLVNGNDGDEHWVLTSDQ